The following proteins are co-located in the Solidesulfovibrio sp. genome:
- a CDS encoding TIGR04282 family arsenosugar biosynthesis glycosyltransferase: MAVRLIVLAKAPLRGQVKTRLAAACGESFALAAYRAMLANVLGAAAGSGLPTAVAHAPAGAWAAVRALCGPAVALVPQADGDLGARMAAAMTGAFADGAGAALLVGADLPLLTGALLVRAAGLLSRREAVLGPALDGGYYAIGFTREGFCPAVFADMPWGTAEVLARTRERLGGRRVGLLPRLPDCDTAGDLRLLGRAPWRARLAGTPFGRFLAEAAGDPFDRDPDNRLSVP; encoded by the coding sequence GTGGCGGTGCGCCTGATCGTCCTGGCCAAGGCGCCGCTTCGCGGGCAGGTCAAGACGCGCCTGGCCGCCGCGTGCGGCGAGTCTTTCGCCCTGGCCGCCTATCGGGCCATGCTGGCCAATGTCCTGGGCGCCGCCGCCGGCTCGGGGCTGCCCACGGCCGTGGCCCACGCGCCGGCCGGGGCATGGGCGGCCGTGCGTGCACTGTGCGGGCCGGCCGTCGCCCTTGTCCCCCAGGCGGACGGGGACCTGGGGGCGCGCATGGCCGCCGCCATGACCGGGGCCTTCGCCGACGGGGCCGGGGCGGCCCTGCTGGTCGGGGCCGACCTGCCCCTGCTCACCGGGGCGCTGCTCGTGCGGGCCGCCGGCCTGCTTTCGCGCCGCGAGGCGGTGCTCGGGCCGGCCCTGGACGGGGGCTACTACGCCATCGGCTTCACCCGGGAGGGGTTTTGCCCGGCGGTGTTCGCGGACATGCCCTGGGGCACGGCCGAGGTCCTCGCCCGCACCCGGGAGCGGCTGGGCGGGCGGCGCGTCGGGCTGTTGCCGCGGCTGCCCGACTGCGACACGGCCGGGGACCTGCGGCTCCTTGGCCGCGCCCCCTGGCGGGCGAGGCTTGCCGGCACGCCTTTTGGCCGATTTCTGGCCGAGGCGGCCGGCGATCCGTTTGACCGGGACCCCGACAATCGTTTATCCGTACCCTGA
- a CDS encoding TIGR04283 family arsenosugar biosynthesis glycosyltransferase, translating into MNTPCRLRPFFSVVIPVLAEEAAIDAVVDHARVVGYGLDVEIVVVDGDPAGGTLRALSRPGVTGLTAPAGRASQQNAGAAAARGENLLFLHADTRLPAGAFQDAAAALAAGATLGAFSLAIRSGHPWLRLVAAGANLRSRFFFLPYGDQAFFTRREAFFALGGFPDIPVMEDVAYARAVARAGGRVAVLPGRAVTSARRYEAEGVFRATARNLALLALYGLGVSPRRLARHYPPSPRRPGERAG; encoded by the coding sequence ATGAATACGCCGTGTCGTCTGCGTCCTTTTTTTTCCGTGGTGATCCCCGTCCTGGCCGAGGAGGCGGCTATCGACGCCGTGGTCGATCACGCCCGGGTGGTGGGCTACGGCCTGGATGTGGAGATCGTGGTGGTGGACGGCGATCCGGCCGGGGGGACGTTGCGGGCGCTGTCGCGCCCGGGGGTGACGGGGCTGACGGCCCCGGCCGGCCGGGCCAGCCAGCAAAACGCCGGCGCGGCGGCGGCGCGGGGGGAGAACCTCCTGTTCCTGCACGCCGACACCCGGCTGCCGGCCGGCGCCTTCCAGGACGCGGCCGCGGCCCTGGCGGCCGGGGCGACCCTGGGCGCCTTTTCCCTGGCCATCCGCTCCGGCCATCCCTGGCTGCGGCTGGTGGCGGCCGGGGCCAACCTGCGCTCCCGGTTTTTTTTCCTGCCCTACGGCGACCAGGCCTTTTTCACCCGCCGCGAGGCGTTTTTCGCCCTGGGCGGTTTTCCCGACATCCCCGTCATGGAGGACGTGGCCTACGCCCGGGCCGTGGCCCGGGCCGGGGGGCGGGTGGCCGTCCTGCCCGGCCGGGCCGTCACCTCGGCCAGGCGGTACGAGGCCGAGGGCGTGTTTCGGGCCACGGCCCGAAACCTCGCCCTGCTGGCGCTCTATGGCCTGGGCGTCTCGCCCCGGCGCCTGGCCCGCCACTATCCCCCGAGCCCCCGCCGCCCCGGGGAACGGGCGGGCTGA
- a CDS encoding class I SAM-dependent methyltransferase: protein MLEAEYATMFAAEEGHWWYRGLHDQARRAVGLCREGAKGPLRVLDAGCGTGKVLETLEHDGGVDLFGLDISATALGLARRRGPFALTRASAAALPFADAAFDAVLSLDVLANLPPHLLPTALADCRRVLVPGGRLVCNLVAFQALYGEHDRAVGVVRRYTRGQVARLLAGAGFVTERLTYANTLLFPPAALVRLWRKRPRPGRAPRSDLARPPAAGPALLAGARPRENILTVDWGLPLPFGLSIFAVAQKPRHRNPGHAPR, encoded by the coding sequence ATGCTTGAAGCCGAATATGCGACCATGTTCGCGGCCGAGGAAGGCCATTGGTGGTACCGGGGCCTGCACGACCAGGCTCGCCGCGCGGTCGGGCTGTGCCGCGAGGGCGCAAAAGGGCCGCTTCGCGTCCTCGATGCCGGCTGCGGTACGGGCAAGGTCCTGGAAACCCTCGAACACGACGGCGGCGTCGACCTCTTCGGCCTGGACATTTCCGCCACGGCCTTGGGCCTGGCCCGGCGTCGCGGCCCCTTCGCCCTGACCCGGGCCTCGGCAGCGGCGCTGCCCTTCGCCGACGCCGCCTTCGACGCGGTGCTGTCCCTGGACGTGCTGGCCAACCTGCCGCCCCACCTGCTCCCCACGGCCCTGGCCGACTGCCGCCGGGTGCTGGTCCCGGGGGGGCGGCTTGTCTGCAACCTGGTCGCCTTCCAGGCCCTTTACGGCGAACACGACCGGGCCGTGGGCGTGGTGCGCCGCTACACCCGGGGGCAGGTCGCCCGGCTGCTGGCCGGGGCGGGCTTTGTCACCGAGCGGCTGACCTACGCCAACACGCTCCTTTTTCCGCCCGCCGCCCTGGTGCGGCTTTGGCGCAAGCGCCCGCGCCCGGGCCGGGCGCCCCGCTCGGACCTCGCCAGGCCGCCGGCGGCCGGCCCCGCCCTTCTGGCCGGCGCGCGCCCGCGGGAAAACATCCTGACAGTGGATTGGGGACTGCCTCTGCCTTTCGGGCTGTCCATCTTCGCCGTGGCCCAAAAGCCCCGCCACCGCAACCCGGGACACGCTCCCCGATGA
- a CDS encoding glycosyltransferase family 2 protein, whose amino-acid sequence MPPSLSIVIPVYNAEASIGRLVERLLAAPPAARTDIVLVNDGSRDGSHAACVALCERFPRQVAYLRLARNFGEHNAVMAGLAQAKGDYVITMDDDFQNPPEEVTRLLAAAVSCGYDAVYAAFREKRHGRLRNWGSRFNDRVATYLLGKPPQLYLSTFRCLSRFLVDEIVRYTGPGPYVDGLILRTTDNIGQVAVEHRDREAGQSGYTLWKLMRLWLTMFVNFSIAPLRFASLLGLGIGGFGLVMAVWSLLEKLFGVDVPAGWTTLYITGIIFSGIQLVMLGLLGEYVGRTLLETNRSPQYVVREIHGGDGRPDKEPGA is encoded by the coding sequence ATGCCCCCTTCGCTTTCCATCGTCATCCCCGTCTACAACGCCGAGGCCTCCATCGGCCGCCTGGTGGAGCGGCTGCTCGCCGCGCCGCCGGCGGCGCGCACCGACATCGTGCTGGTCAACGACGGCAGCCGCGACGGCAGCCATGCCGCCTGCGTCGCCCTGTGCGAGCGCTTTCCACGACAGGTCGCCTACCTGCGCCTGGCCCGCAATTTCGGCGAGCACAACGCCGTCATGGCCGGCCTAGCCCAGGCCAAGGGCGACTACGTCATCACCATGGACGACGACTTCCAGAATCCGCCCGAGGAAGTGACGCGGCTCCTGGCCGCCGCCGTTTCCTGCGGCTACGACGCGGTCTACGCCGCCTTCCGGGAAAAGCGCCACGGCCGGCTGCGCAACTGGGGCAGCCGGTTCAACGACCGGGTGGCGACCTATCTCCTGGGCAAGCCGCCCCAGCTCTACCTGTCGACCTTCCGGTGCCTCAGCCGTTTCCTGGTCGACGAGATCGTCCGCTACACCGGCCCGGGTCCGTACGTGGACGGATTGATCCTGCGCACCACGGACAACATCGGCCAGGTGGCGGTGGAACACCGCGACCGGGAGGCCGGCCAGTCGGGCTACACGCTGTGGAAGCTCATGCGCCTGTGGCTGACCATGTTCGTCAACTTTTCCATCGCGCCCCTGCGCTTCGCCTCGCTGCTCGGGCTTGGTATCGGCGGCTTCGGCCTGGTCATGGCCGTCTGGAGCCTGCTCGAAAAGCTCTTCGGCGTGGACGTGCCCGCCGGCTGGACCACGCTGTACATCACGGGCATCATCTTTTCCGGCATCCAGCTCGTCATGCTGGGGCTTTTGGGCGAATACGTCGGCCGCACGCTCCTGGAGACCAACCGCTCGCCCCAGTACGTGGTGCGCGAAATCCACGGCGGCGACGGCCGCCCGGACAAGGAGCCCGGGGCATGA
- a CDS encoding FdtA/QdtA family cupin domain-containing protein — protein MIPRLAAVRHIDVPTVRDPRGCLSVLEGGRQLPFQVARVFYMHGMTADRGGHAHPDTEQCVIAVAGSLRLDLTDGLASVSHVLDDPTRGLYVPPMVFIDIRDLSPDAVCLVLASTIYEPARVIRTLAAYLEAAAAP, from the coding sequence ATGATCCCAAGGCTTGCCGCCGTGCGCCACATCGACGTGCCCACCGTGCGCGACCCGCGGGGCTGCCTGTCCGTGCTCGAGGGCGGGCGCCAGTTGCCCTTCCAGGTGGCCCGGGTCTTCTACATGCACGGCATGACCGCCGACCGGGGCGGCCACGCCCACCCCGACACCGAGCAGTGCGTCATCGCCGTGGCCGGCTCCCTGCGCCTGGACCTGACCGACGGCCTCGCCAGCGTCTCCCACGTCCTTGACGACCCGACGCGCGGCCTTTATGTGCCGCCCATGGTGTTCATCGACATCCGGGACCTGAGCCCGGACGCCGTGTGCCTGGTGCTGGCCAGCACCATCTACGAGCCGGCCCGCGTCATCCGCACGCTGGCGGCCTACCTGGAGGCGGCAGCCGCCCCATGA
- a CDS encoding NDP-hexose 2,3-dehydratase family protein: MSTPAIRLAFSRSCRARSGVFADMGHVLAWFAAKDRRDRFTVRRVPLSALDQWAYLPSPLRLGHRSGRFFTIEGIGVESSCGPVRSWDQPIINQPEVGILGLLAREIDGVLHFLMQAKMEPGNVNILQLSPTVQATRSNYCRVHGGHTPRYLEYFTEPGLSRVLLDQLQPEQGARFLYKRNRNMVVAVDHDVPVHEDFCWLTLGQIKALLAHDNIVNMDARTVVSLIPMADPDEPPDDGQLDGVTGFRRDIYLSFCRSDRERHTMDAIMTWLTVGKARHAMRLTPLPLDGLRGWKVTDEAIFHESGLYFSVIGVDVAAHTREATRWSQPLLHHQGEGLVGFLCQRHGGVLHFLARGSLEPGNRDGAQIGPTVACSEVAARAGRYCAPRFLERFLDPAGLTVRYDAVQSEEGGRFHHFRNRYMIVELPPGLPLDTPEHYLWMTLGQLWRMARHGHVNIEARNLLACLGAEESPR; the protein is encoded by the coding sequence ATGAGCACGCCCGCCATCCGACTGGCCTTTTCCCGATCCTGCCGGGCGCGCTCGGGCGTGTTCGCCGACATGGGGCACGTCCTGGCCTGGTTCGCGGCCAAGGACCGCCGCGATCGGTTCACGGTGCGCCGCGTGCCGCTTTCGGCCCTCGACCAGTGGGCCTACCTGCCCTCCCCCCTGCGTCTGGGCCACCGCTCGGGGCGGTTTTTCACCATCGAGGGCATCGGCGTGGAGAGCTCCTGCGGCCCGGTGCGCTCCTGGGACCAGCCCATCATCAACCAGCCCGAGGTCGGCATCCTGGGGCTTTTGGCCCGTGAGATCGACGGTGTGCTGCATTTCCTCATGCAGGCCAAGATGGAGCCCGGCAACGTCAACATCCTCCAGCTCTCGCCCACCGTCCAGGCCACGCGCAGCAACTACTGCCGGGTCCACGGCGGCCACACCCCGCGCTATCTGGAATATTTCACCGAGCCGGGCCTGTCCCGGGTGCTCCTCGACCAGCTCCAGCCCGAACAGGGCGCGCGCTTCCTTTACAAGCGAAACCGCAACATGGTCGTGGCCGTGGACCACGACGTACCGGTCCACGAGGACTTCTGCTGGCTCACGCTCGGGCAGATCAAGGCGCTGCTCGCCCACGACAACATCGTCAACATGGACGCCCGCACCGTGGTTTCGCTCATCCCCATGGCCGATCCCGACGAACCGCCGGATGACGGCCAACTCGACGGCGTCACCGGCTTTCGCCGCGACATCTACCTGTCCTTTTGCCGCTCGGACCGGGAACGCCATACCATGGACGCCATCATGACCTGGCTGACCGTGGGCAAGGCCCGCCACGCCATGCGCCTGACCCCCCTGCCCCTGGACGGCCTGCGCGGCTGGAAGGTGACCGACGAGGCCATCTTCCACGAATCCGGGCTCTATTTTTCCGTCATCGGCGTGGACGTCGCCGCCCACACCCGCGAGGCCACCCGCTGGTCCCAGCCGCTGTTGCACCACCAAGGCGAAGGGCTGGTCGGTTTCCTGTGCCAGCGCCACGGCGGCGTGCTCCACTTCCTGGCCCGGGGAAGCCTCGAACCCGGCAACCGCGACGGCGCGCAGATCGGCCCCACGGTGGCCTGCTCCGAGGTGGCCGCCCGGGCCGGCCGTTATTGCGCCCCGCGCTTTTTGGAGCGCTTCCTCGACCCGGCCGGGCTCACCGTGCGCTACGACGCCGTCCAATCCGAGGAGGGCGGCCGCTTCCACCACTTCCGCAACCGCTACATGATCGTCGAACTGCCGCCGGGGCTGCCCCTCGACACGCCGGAACACTACCTCTGGATGACCCTCGGCCAGCTGTGGCGCATGGCCCGCCACGGCCACGTCAACATCGAGGCCAGAAACCTGCTGGCCTGCCTGGGGGCCGAGGAAAGCCCGCGATGA